In Janibacter cremeus, a genomic segment contains:
- a CDS encoding MarR family transcriptional regulator, producing the protein MPHDELSTASDLVTHAARLVRASRQHIHSTPPAGVRVLSLLDEHGPCGVGQLAQLDRTSQPTMSGLVRTLVERGWVTKESDPDDARATLVAFTPAGREALAVIRERNAMAVLTAVREHPTLTPEDLTTAVKVLHEVLEATAHQQEGQQ; encoded by the coding sequence GTGCCCCACGACGAGTTGTCCACCGCCAGCGATCTGGTGACCCACGCAGCGCGCCTCGTACGCGCATCGCGACAGCACATCCACTCCACTCCCCCGGCCGGAGTGCGCGTCCTCTCTCTCCTGGACGAGCACGGGCCCTGCGGCGTGGGTCAACTCGCGCAGCTCGACCGCACCTCCCAGCCGACGATGTCCGGCCTCGTCAGGACGCTCGTCGAGCGCGGCTGGGTGACCAAGGAGAGCGACCCCGACGATGCGCGGGCCACCCTCGTGGCCTTCACCCCGGCCGGTCGTGAGGCCTTGGCCGTCATACGCGAGCGCAACGCGATGGCCGTCCTCACCGCAGTCCGGGAGCACCCCACACTCACCCCCGAGGACCTCACCACTGCAGTGAAGGTGCTGCACGAGGTTCTCGAGGCCACCGCACACCAGCAGGAAGGCCAGCAGTGA
- a CDS encoding AMP-binding protein, whose product MTAPAHPSYTSGISNTPLLGDTIGANLERTTATHGDREAMVDVPSGRRWTYTQLLADVDALAKGLMAKGVVAGDRVGIWSPNCPEWTLLQYATARTGAILVNVNPAYRSHELTYVAQQSGMRMLVSATTHKTSDYRSMVEEVHPQVSSLTEIVYIGDSSWDDLVAAGGAVTDEELAERGAALTPDDPINIQYTSGTTGFPKGATLSHHNILNNGYFVGEMIAYTEQDRICIPVPFYHCFGMVMGNLAATSHGACMVIPAPSFDPVATLDAVVQEQCTSLYGVPTMFIAELDLPTFADYDLGSLRTGIMAGSTCPVEVMKRVVAEMNMSEVAISYGMTETSPVSTMTRMDDDLARRTETVGRSMPHIETKVVDPVSGVPLPRGEAGELCTRGYSVMLGYWEQPDKTAEAIDDARWMHTGDVATMDEHGYVNIVGRIKDLVIRGGENVYPREVEEFLYTHPSIADVQVIGVPDDKYGEELMAWVVLTAGAESLTAQEVRDFATGKLAHYKIPRYVHVTQEFPMTVTGKVRKIEMRERAGEILGRE is encoded by the coding sequence GTGACCGCACCCGCACACCCCTCGTACACCTCGGGCATCTCGAACACTCCCCTGCTCGGGGACACCATCGGGGCCAACCTCGAGCGCACCACCGCCACACACGGCGACCGGGAGGCCATGGTCGACGTGCCCTCCGGCCGTCGCTGGACGTACACGCAGCTGCTCGCGGACGTGGACGCACTCGCCAAGGGCCTGATGGCGAAGGGGGTGGTTGCCGGTGATCGAGTCGGCATCTGGTCGCCGAACTGCCCCGAGTGGACGCTGCTGCAGTACGCCACGGCGCGCACGGGCGCGATCCTGGTCAACGTCAACCCGGCCTACCGCTCGCACGAGCTGACCTACGTGGCCCAGCAGTCGGGTATGCGGATGCTCGTCAGCGCCACCACGCACAAGACGTCCGACTATCGATCGATGGTCGAGGAGGTGCACCCGCAGGTGTCCTCCCTGACCGAGATCGTCTACATCGGTGACTCGTCCTGGGACGACCTCGTCGCGGCCGGCGGCGCGGTCACCGACGAGGAACTGGCCGAGCGTGGGGCGGCTCTCACCCCGGACGACCCGATCAACATCCAGTACACCTCGGGCACCACGGGTTTTCCCAAGGGCGCGACCCTGAGCCACCACAACATCCTCAACAACGGCTACTTCGTCGGCGAGATGATCGCCTACACCGAGCAGGACCGCATCTGTATCCCGGTGCCCTTCTACCACTGCTTCGGCATGGTCATGGGCAACCTCGCGGCCACCTCGCACGGTGCCTGCATGGTCATCCCGGCCCCCTCCTTCGACCCGGTCGCGACCCTCGATGCGGTCGTGCAGGAGCAGTGCACCTCCCTGTACGGCGTGCCGACGATGTTCATCGCCGAGCTGGACCTGCCGACCTTCGCCGACTACGACCTGGGCAGCCTGCGGACCGGGATCATGGCCGGGTCCACGTGCCCGGTCGAGGTCATGAAGCGTGTCGTCGCCGAGATGAACATGTCCGAGGTGGCCATCAGCTACGGCATGACCGAGACCTCACCGGTCTCGACGATGACCCGGATGGACGACGACCTGGCCCGGCGCACCGAGACCGTCGGTCGCTCGATGCCGCACATCGAGACCAAGGTCGTCGACCCGGTGAGCGGCGTACCGCTCCCCCGCGGCGAGGCCGGTGAGCTGTGCACGCGCGGCTACAGCGTGATGCTCGGCTACTGGGAGCAGCCGGACAAGACCGCCGAGGCGATCGACGACGCGCGGTGGATGCACACGGGTGACGTCGCGACGATGGACGAGCACGGCTACGTCAACATCGTCGGGCGGATCAAGGACCTCGTCATCCGAGGCGGGGAGAACGTCTACCCCCGCGAGGTCGAGGAGTTCCTCTACACCCACCCGTCGATCGCCGACGTGCAGGTCATCGGCGTCCCCGATGACAAGTACGGCGAGGAGCTCATGGCGTGGGTCGTCCTCACGGCCGGTGCGGAGTCGCTCACCGCCCAGGAGGTGCGCGACTTCGCCACCGGGAAGCTGGCCCACTACAAGATCCCCCGGTACGTGCACGTCACCCAGGAGTTCCCGATGACGGTCACGGGCAAGGTCCGCAAGATCGAGATGCGCGAGCGTGCGGGCGAGATCCTCGGGCGGGAGTAG
- a CDS encoding mechanosensitive ion channel, which translates to MDFLDDTDWGSLLGTVLAAVAILVVTWIIAMVIKSVFTKLATKVPALQKSGADGASIGSTLGSIGSLLAWMFGLVALLQLLGLSAALAPIQSLLDGVLGFLPNLIGAIVVFVVGALLAKVVRQLVETALGAVPFEKWFSKAGSTASNIPGSPSAQTEGATPPPPNAQPAGDGIASSLPKTIGTVLYALIMIVVAISALQILGIRAISQPAEQMLQTIFDAIPNVLAAGIVLALGVFIARFAGDLLQQVLDGVGVDRQLASVDVLPEGTKVVPTIAKVAQIGIVLFFAVMAAELLHFPQITSFLSEVIELGGKVIFGGAIIAAGFFIASLLAKLLSGIGATIVKYATIVLFVAMGLKYMGIADSIIELGFGALVVGGAAAAALAFGLGGRDAAARQLDRVSANAEAQSRKDDQQL; encoded by the coding sequence TCCTGGTGGTCACGTGGATCATCGCCATGGTCATCAAGTCGGTCTTCACCAAGCTCGCGACCAAGGTGCCTGCCCTGCAGAAGTCCGGCGCCGACGGCGCCAGCATCGGATCCACCCTCGGCTCGATCGGATCCCTGCTGGCCTGGATGTTCGGCCTGGTGGCTCTGCTCCAGCTCCTCGGCCTCAGCGCCGCGCTCGCACCGATCCAGTCGCTGCTCGATGGTGTGCTCGGCTTCCTGCCGAACCTCATCGGCGCCATCGTCGTCTTCGTCGTCGGTGCACTCCTGGCCAAGGTCGTGCGCCAGCTCGTCGAGACAGCACTGGGCGCCGTCCCGTTCGAGAAGTGGTTCTCGAAGGCCGGGTCGACCGCCAGCAACATCCCCGGCAGCCCGTCGGCCCAGACCGAGGGCGCCACGCCGCCCCCGCCCAACGCGCAGCCGGCCGGTGACGGCATCGCCAGCTCCCTTCCGAAAACGATCGGCACCGTCCTGTACGCGCTGATCATGATCGTCGTCGCGATCTCCGCCCTGCAGATCCTGGGTATCCGGGCCATCTCGCAGCCCGCGGAGCAGATGCTCCAGACGATCTTCGACGCCATCCCGAACGTCCTCGCGGCCGGCATCGTGCTCGCCCTGGGTGTCTTCATCGCGCGCTTCGCCGGTGACCTGCTCCAGCAGGTCCTCGACGGTGTCGGTGTCGACCGTCAGCTGGCCTCCGTGGATGTCCTGCCCGAGGGCACCAAGGTCGTGCCGACCATTGCCAAGGTCGCCCAGATCGGCATCGTGCTGTTCTTCGCCGTCATGGCGGCGGAGCTGCTGCACTTCCCGCAGATCACGAGCTTCCTCAGCGAGGTCATCGAGCTCGGCGGCAAGGTCATCTTCGGTGGCGCGATCATCGCGGCCGGCTTCTTCATCGCCAGCCTGCTGGCGAAGCTGCTCTCCGGCATCGGCGCGACGATCGTCAAGTACGCCACGATCGTGCTCTTCGTCGCCATGGGCCTGAAGTACATGGGCATCGCCGACTCGATCATCGAGCTCGGCTTCGGCGCCCTCGTCGTCGGTGGCGCTGCAGCAGCGGCCCTGGCCTTCGGCCTGGGTGGTCGCGACGCGGCCGCCCGTCAGCTCGACCGTGTCTCGGCCAACGCCGAGGCGCAGTCGCGCAAGGATGACCAGCAGCTCTGA
- a CDS encoding MFS transporter, with amino-acid sequence MWKQPRAVWAVAFACVIAFMGIGLVDPILKPIADELGASPSETSLLFTSYMAVMGVAMLIAGFISSRIGAKRTLLAGLALIIVFSALAGMSDSIGAIVGFRAGWGLGNALFVATALSTIVVASAGSVGQAVIFFEAALGLGIAVGPIVGGQLGAISWRAPFFGVAALMVIAIVVTAFLLPPTPPSGRHTSLADPIRALKHPGLLTVALTALFYNMGFFTLLAFAPFPLDMGASQVGWIFFGWGLLLAISSVRTAPWLQRRFGTIPSILGALTFFAADLAMMALFVESTTVLIIGIVIAGAFLGVNNTLITEAVMGSAPVERSVASSAYSFVRFSGGAVAPWAAGRLGEEVNMSAPFWMGTIAVLIGVAIFAFGSRHLRPGPAPTAHSATEGEAVLVGDAD; translated from the coding sequence ATGTGGAAGCAGCCACGCGCAGTGTGGGCCGTGGCCTTCGCCTGTGTCATCGCCTTCATGGGCATCGGCCTCGTCGACCCCATCCTCAAGCCGATCGCCGACGAGCTGGGCGCCAGCCCGAGCGAGACCTCGCTGCTGTTCACCAGCTACATGGCGGTCATGGGCGTCGCGATGCTCATCGCCGGCTTCATCTCCTCTCGCATCGGAGCCAAGCGCACGCTCCTCGCCGGCCTCGCGCTGATCATCGTTTTCTCCGCACTGGCAGGGATGTCGGACTCCATCGGTGCCATCGTCGGCTTCCGTGCCGGGTGGGGCCTGGGCAATGCGCTCTTCGTCGCCACCGCACTGTCGACCATCGTCGTGGCCTCCGCCGGCAGCGTCGGCCAGGCCGTCATCTTCTTCGAGGCGGCCCTGGGTCTCGGGATCGCCGTGGGGCCGATCGTCGGCGGCCAGCTCGGCGCCATCTCCTGGCGCGCCCCGTTCTTCGGTGTCGCGGCCCTGATGGTCATCGCGATCGTCGTGACCGCCTTCCTCCTTCCGCCCACTCCCCCGTCGGGCCGGCACACCTCCCTGGCCGACCCGATCCGGGCCCTGAAGCACCCGGGTCTGCTCACCGTGGCCCTGACCGCGCTCTTCTACAACATGGGCTTCTTCACCCTCCTCGCGTTCGCCCCGTTCCCGCTGGACATGGGCGCCTCGCAGGTGGGCTGGATCTTCTTCGGCTGGGGTCTGTTGCTCGCCATCAGCTCGGTCCGGACCGCGCCGTGGCTGCAGCGCCGCTTCGGCACCATCCCCTCGATCCTGGGTGCCCTGACGTTCTTCGCCGCCGACCTGGCGATGATGGCCCTCTTCGTCGAGTCCACGACCGTCCTGATCATCGGGATCGTCATCGCCGGTGCCTTCCTCGGTGTCAACAACACCCTGATCACCGAGGCCGTCATGGGCTCGGCGCCCGTCGAGCGCTCCGTTGCCTCCTCGGCCTACTCCTTCGTCCGCTTCTCCGGTGGCGCCGTTGCCCCGTGGGCGGCCGGCCGACTCGGCGAGGAGGTCAACATGAGTGCTCCGTTCTGGATGGGCACCATCGCCGTCCTCATCGGTGTCGCGATCTTCGCGTTCGGCTCACGCCATCTGCGCCCCGGGCCAGCACCGACGGCGCACAGCGCCACCGAGGGTGAGGCCGTGCTGGTCGGCGACGCCGACTGA
- the betT gene encoding choline BCCT transporter BetT has product MSANDTSIDPQLTAERPSTPRLKTTVLAVSGVIIALIAAWALIAPGAAESTLGSLVTRIGDWFGWFYITLATVVLVFVIYVGVRYARVRLGDDDDRPEFSTFAWASMLFAAGIGTDVMFFAVAEPASQFLAPPQGEAGSVDAAREATVWTLFHYGITGWGMYALMGIALGYFAHRKKLPLAVRSALYPIFGKRIRGPIGDTVDIATVLGTIFGVATSLGIGVVMLNVGLGVMFDVPQGIPAQVGLVVLAVAVATVSATTGVDRGIRILSQLNVILAILLALWVLVTGSTTFLLRAITMNVGDFISMFPGMTLDTMAYDHPAEWMNLWTLFFWAWWVAWASFVGMFLARISKGRTIGQFVFGTLTIPFSYIVMWVSIFGNSAVKQIADGDATFGELAMNQPEQGFYTLLQQYPGAFFLVGLATFVGLLFYVTSADSGALIMANLTSDLPDSQTDAPAFLRVVWAVATGVLTIAMLVVGGIVALQYATIIMGLPFAIVMILVMVGLHRALEVERTNFDAARLSLATHLAGQEIQHQLSWRQRLSHAFGTVSIQRANERLASVVVPALEEVVTEMESQGRLAHLEVRHGDANTPSSAELVIGEGESPFVWSVRARPGPAPSYGVRMIEADDRTTRLDVALPSGGGYDVFPYSGEEICHDVLDHFERWTVAGTLTEQI; this is encoded by the coding sequence GTGAGTGCGAACGACACCTCGATCGACCCCCAGCTGACTGCGGAACGCCCCAGCACACCCCGCCTGAAGACCACCGTGCTCGCGGTCTCGGGAGTGATCATCGCCCTCATCGCCGCTTGGGCGCTGATCGCCCCGGGTGCGGCGGAGAGCACCTTGGGGAGTCTGGTCACCCGTATCGGTGATTGGTTCGGCTGGTTCTACATCACACTGGCGACGGTGGTGCTCGTCTTCGTCATCTACGTCGGCGTCCGCTACGCCCGCGTGCGGCTGGGCGATGACGACGACCGACCCGAGTTCTCCACCTTCGCGTGGGCCTCGATGCTCTTCGCCGCCGGCATCGGCACAGACGTGATGTTCTTCGCCGTCGCCGAGCCCGCCTCCCAGTTCCTCGCCCCCCCACAGGGTGAGGCAGGGAGCGTGGATGCGGCGCGGGAGGCGACCGTGTGGACCCTCTTTCACTACGGCATCACCGGCTGGGGCATGTACGCACTCATGGGCATCGCCCTGGGCTACTTCGCGCACCGCAAGAAACTGCCCCTGGCCGTCCGCTCCGCGTTGTACCCGATCTTCGGCAAGCGCATCCGCGGACCGATCGGTGACACGGTCGACATCGCCACCGTGCTCGGCACCATCTTCGGTGTCGCCACGTCCCTGGGCATCGGTGTCGTCATGCTCAACGTCGGTCTGGGCGTGATGTTCGACGTCCCGCAGGGCATCCCCGCACAGGTGGGACTCGTCGTGCTCGCTGTCGCCGTGGCCACCGTCTCCGCGACCACGGGCGTCGACCGCGGTATCCGCATCCTCAGCCAGCTCAACGTCATCCTGGCCATCCTGCTCGCGCTGTGGGTCCTCGTCACCGGCAGCACGACATTCCTGCTGCGGGCGATCACGATGAACGTCGGCGACTTCATCTCCATGTTCCCCGGGATGACCCTGGACACGATGGCCTACGACCACCCGGCCGAGTGGATGAACCTGTGGACCCTCTTCTTCTGGGCATGGTGGGTCGCCTGGGCGTCCTTCGTCGGGATGTTCCTCGCCCGCATCTCCAAGGGCCGCACCATCGGACAGTTCGTGTTCGGCACCCTCACCATCCCCTTCAGCTACATCGTCATGTGGGTCTCGATCTTCGGCAACTCCGCCGTCAAGCAGATCGCCGACGGCGATGCCACCTTCGGCGAGCTGGCGATGAACCAGCCCGAGCAGGGCTTCTACACCCTGCTGCAGCAGTACCCGGGAGCCTTCTTCCTGGTCGGGCTCGCCACCTTCGTCGGGCTGCTCTTCTACGTCACGTCCGCCGACTCCGGTGCGCTCATCATGGCCAACCTGACGTCCGACCTTCCGGACAGCCAGACGGATGCTCCGGCGTTCCTGCGGGTCGTGTGGGCGGTCGCGACCGGCGTCCTGACCATCGCGATGCTCGTCGTCGGTGGGATCGTCGCCCTGCAGTACGCGACGATCATCATGGGGCTGCCCTTCGCGATCGTGATGATCCTGGTGATGGTCGGCCTGCACAGGGCGCTGGAGGTCGAGCGGACCAACTTCGACGCCGCCCGGCTGTCACTGGCCACGCATCTGGCCGGTCAGGAGATCCAGCACCAGCTCTCCTGGCGCCAGCGGCTGTCGCACGCCTTCGGCACCGTGAGCATCCAACGGGCCAATGAACGTCTGGCGAGCGTGGTCGTCCCCGCGTTGGAGGAAGTCGTCACGGAGATGGAGTCGCAGGGCCGTCTGGCCCACCTCGAGGTTCGGCACGGGGACGCGAACACCCCCTCCTCGGCGGAGCTGGTCATCGGCGAGGGGGAATCCCCCTTCGTCTGGTCCGTGCGCGCTCGCCCCGGGCCGGCGCCCTCCTACGGCGTGCGCATGATCGAGGCCGACGACCGCACGACGCGGCTCGACGTCGCGCTGCCCAGCGGCGGCGGCTACGACGTCTTCCCCTACAGCGGTGAGGAGATCTGTCACGACGTGCTGGATCACTTCGAACGCTGGACCGTTGCGGGGACGTTGACCGAACAGATCTGA